From one Streptomyces sp. NBC_01478 genomic stretch:
- a CDS encoding protein kinase domain-containing protein, with protein sequence MSEQRPLPPDPATNEAAALRQTGASPLRLGDPDRIGSYVPLALLGSGGMGRVYLARSADGSPGLAAVKVIRPEYADDPGFRRRFEREASVHERVSTSHTPRLCGTGFEDELLWMATEYLPGLDLAHAVREHGALETAAVWRLVAELGQALADLAAAGIVHRDLKPSNVLLSVGGAHVIDFGISKAMDASTITGTGVRVGTPAYMSPEHLRTGRSDPASDVFSLAGTLVYAAMGRAPFGDGTGIDVMHRVAFEEPDPELIAEISAADAALGSLLTACLAKEPERRPTGQDLINAAGARTETTVWPEPLAGQLLARQRAYEVLYRLPVAAQARLRPPDERPMAMPSAPAGQGGRSGPPVPEPPVVVADAASGTPSARPQESRARTWARKKSVRAVAAGIAVCAVAAGVFVFSHHDAPPAASGPGSATTTGHTVPGGTAFSPAPGASDARAASGKNADGAANPDGAATSPEDSGSAAPAVHGTPSAPDADPSAPADATPSSSPSSPPTAEPATPAWISDCTYYPGNGRTRLGDSGKRVLQVQCMLTKRGYDVGSTGVDGDFGAGTESAVESFQSDKLLDADGIVDHETWIALRSTE encoded by the coding sequence GTGTCAGAACAGCGGCCGCTGCCACCGGACCCGGCGACGAACGAGGCCGCCGCGCTGCGCCAGACCGGTGCCTCACCCCTGCGCCTCGGCGATCCGGACCGTATCGGCTCCTATGTGCCGTTGGCCCTGCTCGGCAGCGGCGGTATGGGGCGGGTCTACCTCGCCCGTTCCGCGGACGGCAGCCCCGGGCTGGCCGCAGTGAAGGTGATCAGGCCGGAGTACGCGGACGATCCCGGCTTCCGGCGCCGGTTCGAGCGCGAAGCGTCGGTGCACGAACGGGTCAGCACGTCGCACACACCGCGACTGTGCGGCACGGGCTTCGAGGACGAATTGCTGTGGATGGCCACCGAGTATCTCCCGGGGCTCGATCTGGCGCATGCCGTACGTGAGCACGGCGCCCTGGAGACGGCCGCGGTCTGGCGTCTGGTGGCGGAGCTCGGGCAGGCGCTGGCCGACCTCGCGGCCGCGGGGATCGTGCACCGGGATCTGAAGCCGTCCAACGTGCTGCTGTCCGTCGGAGGCGCGCATGTGATCGACTTCGGCATCTCGAAGGCCATGGACGCCAGCACGATCACCGGCACGGGCGTCCGGGTGGGAACTCCCGCCTACATGTCGCCGGAACACCTGAGGACCGGCAGATCCGACCCGGCGTCGGACGTGTTCTCACTCGCCGGGACGCTGGTGTACGCGGCGATGGGGCGTGCCCCGTTCGGCGACGGTACGGGGATCGACGTGATGCACCGGGTGGCGTTCGAGGAGCCGGACCCCGAACTGATCGCCGAGATCTCGGCGGCGGACGCGGCGCTCGGCTCGCTGCTGACCGCCTGCCTGGCCAAGGAGCCCGAACGGCGGCCCACCGGGCAGGACTTGATCAATGCGGCCGGGGCACGCACCGAGACGACCGTGTGGCCCGAGCCGCTGGCCGGCCAACTGCTGGCCCGGCAGCGGGCGTACGAGGTGCTGTACCGCCTCCCCGTCGCAGCGCAAGCCCGATTACGGCCTCCGGACGAACGGCCGATGGCGATGCCGTCGGCACCGGCCGGGCAGGGCGGCCGGTCCGGTCCGCCCGTTCCCGAACCACCGGTGGTGGTCGCCGACGCCGCCTCCGGCACACCGTCGGCACGCCCTCAGGAGAGCAGGGCCCGCACCTGGGCACGGAAGAAGTCGGTACGGGCAGTCGCCGCGGGCATCGCCGTCTGTGCGGTGGCCGCGGGGGTCTTCGTGTTCAGTCACCACGACGCCCCGCCCGCCGCTTCCGGCCCGGGGTCCGCTACGACGACCGGCCACACCGTGCCCGGCGGCACCGCCTTCTCACCGGCACCCGGGGCCTCGGACGCGAGGGCTGCCTCCGGCAAGAACGCCGACGGCGCCGCGAACCCCGACGGCGCGGCCACGAGCCCCGAGGACTCCGGCTCCGCCGCACCGGCGGTGCACGGCACTCCCTCCGCTCCCGATGCCGATCCCAGCGCCCCGGCCGACGCGACTCCCTCCTCGTCCCCGAGCAGTCCGCCCACCGCCGAGCCCGCGACCCCGGCCTGGATCTCGGACTGCACGTACTACCCCGGCAACGGACGCACGCGCCTCGGAGACAGCGGCAAGCGTGTGCTGCAGGTGCAGTGCATGCTGACGAAGCGCGGATACGACGTCGGGAGCACAGGCGTGGACGGCGACTTCGGTGCCGGAACCGAGTCTGCGGTGGAGAGCTTCCAGAGCGACAAGCTGCTGGACGCCGACGGCATCGTGGACCACGAGACCTGGATCGCCCTGCGCAGCACCGAGTGA
- a CDS encoding MFS transporter — translation MPGTPTDLTRLRITLTAFFALDGFIFAGWVVRIPAIKEQTGASAGTLGLALLGVSAGAVITMMLTGRLCHRYGNHQVTVVCAVLLSLSVSLPPLTHSPLTLGLVLLVFGAAYGGINVAFNSAAVDLVRAMRRPIMPSFHAAFSLGGMVGAGLGGLVAGALTPTQHLFGLTVIGLLVTALIGPALLRLRPPAPPHAPPKNSPKTSPQNPPKQDTPPHRLTPRTRGLVFTFGLIALCTAFGEGALADWSALHLEQDLDATAGAAAIGYACFALAMTAGRLTGTRLLERLGRTRTLVSGGTTAALGMLLGALAPTLWAAVLGFVITGLGLANLFPVAVERAGTLAGPDGVAIASTLGYGGMLLGPPAIGFMADWYSLPAALTSVAVLAAVAAGIGFLTRHAAEN, via the coding sequence GTGCCAGGCACCCCCACCGACCTCACGCGCCTCCGGATCACCCTCACCGCGTTCTTCGCCCTCGACGGCTTCATCTTCGCCGGCTGGGTCGTCCGCATCCCCGCCATCAAGGAGCAGACCGGCGCCTCCGCCGGCACCCTCGGCCTCGCCCTCCTCGGCGTCTCCGCGGGTGCCGTCATCACCATGATGCTCACCGGCCGCCTCTGCCACCGCTACGGCAACCACCAAGTCACCGTCGTCTGCGCCGTGTTGCTGTCCCTGAGCGTGTCCCTCCCCCCGCTCACCCACTCGCCGCTCACCCTCGGCCTAGTCCTGCTGGTCTTCGGCGCCGCCTACGGCGGGATCAACGTCGCGTTCAACAGCGCGGCGGTCGACCTGGTCAGGGCCATGCGGCGGCCCATCATGCCCAGTTTCCACGCCGCGTTCAGCCTCGGCGGCATGGTCGGCGCCGGGCTCGGCGGACTGGTCGCCGGAGCACTCACCCCCACACAGCACCTGTTCGGCCTCACCGTGATCGGTCTGCTCGTCACCGCGCTGATCGGCCCCGCCTTGCTGCGTCTCCGGCCCCCGGCACCACCACATGCCCCACCGAAGAACTCACCGAAGACCTCACCGCAGAACCCGCCGAAGCAGGACACCCCACCCCATCGCCTGACCCCCCGCACCCGCGGCCTCGTCTTCACCTTCGGCCTGATCGCCCTCTGCACGGCCTTCGGCGAAGGCGCCCTCGCCGACTGGAGCGCCCTGCACCTGGAGCAGGACCTCGACGCCACCGCCGGCGCGGCCGCCATCGGCTACGCCTGCTTCGCGCTCGCCATGACCGCCGGCCGGCTCACCGGCACCCGGCTCCTCGAACGCCTCGGCCGGACCCGCACCCTCGTCTCCGGCGGCACGACCGCCGCCCTCGGCATGCTGCTCGGCGCCCTCGCACCCACCCTGTGGGCAGCGGTCCTCGGCTTCGTGATCACCGGGCTCGGCCTCGCCAACCTCTTCCCCGTCGCCGTAGAACGAGCCGGTACCCTCGCCGGCCCCGACGGAGTCGCGATCGCCTCCACCCTCGGCTACGGCGGCATGCTCCTGGGACCGCCCGCCATCGGCTTCATGGCGGACTGGTACTCCCTCCCCGCCGCGCTCACCAGCGTGGCCGTGCTGGCCGCCGTAGCGGCCGGCATCGGATTCCTCACCCGGCACGCGGCGGAGAACTGA
- a CDS encoding SAM-dependent methyltransferase, with amino-acid sequence MTEAADNEAADNSEQDALARFDTTVPQSARIWNYWLGGKDNYEVDRVAGDAFREIFPGIETGARAARYFLARAVRHLAAEEGIRQFLDIGTGLPSVDNTHEIAQRVVPECRIVYVDNDPLVLAHARALLTSSPEGVTNYVDADLRDPDTIVREAGKTLDFDKPVALMLMGILGHIEDYDEARAIVRRLVDALPAGSYLVQYDSTDTSEAYVDAIRQYNEGGSIPYILRSPEQIAGFFEGLELLEPGVASCSRWRPDESAWGLPAEVHQYGGVALKR; translated from the coding sequence ATGACCGAAGCGGCAGACAACGAAGCGGCAGACAACTCCGAGCAGGATGCGCTGGCCAGGTTCGACACCACCGTGCCGCAGTCGGCCCGGATCTGGAACTACTGGCTGGGAGGGAAGGACAACTACGAAGTGGACCGGGTCGCCGGTGACGCGTTCCGCGAGATCTTCCCCGGCATCGAGACCGGAGCCCGTGCCGCCCGGTACTTCCTCGCCCGCGCCGTCCGTCATCTGGCCGCCGAGGAGGGCATCCGGCAGTTCCTGGACATCGGCACCGGGCTGCCCAGCGTGGACAACACCCACGAGATAGCCCAGCGGGTGGTCCCCGAGTGCCGCATCGTCTACGTCGACAACGACCCGCTGGTGCTGGCACACGCCCGCGCGCTGCTCACCAGTTCCCCGGAGGGCGTCACCAACTACGTCGACGCCGACCTGCGCGACCCGGACACCATCGTGCGGGAGGCCGGCAAGACGCTGGACTTCGACAAGCCCGTCGCCCTCATGCTGATGGGCATCCTGGGCCACATCGAGGACTACGACGAGGCCCGCGCGATCGTGCGCCGGCTGGTGGACGCCCTGCCCGCCGGCAGCTACCTGGTGCAGTACGACAGCACCGACACCAGCGAGGCCTACGTCGACGCCATCCGCCAGTACAACGAGGGCGGTTCGATCCCGTACATCCTGCGCAGCCCCGAGCAGATCGCGGGCTTCTTCGAGGGGCTTGAGCTGCTCGAACCGGGCGTGGCGTCGTGCTCGCGCTGGCGTCCCGACGAAAGCGCCTGGGGCCTGCCCGCGGAGGTGCACCAGTACGGCGGTGTCGCCCTCAAGCGCTAG
- a CDS encoding helix-turn-helix domain-containing protein yields the protein MGSDEVLTTPLDGLSAGPVVPRLVLGARLRELREERNIARQSAGEAIRSSRSKISRLEAGRHRFKPRDVADLLTLYGITEEAERATLLALAEEANSPAWWQHFNDVVPTWARAYLGAEQAASLVRCFEVQRVPHLLQTPDYARASLRLAHSGAGGAELDRRVTLRMTRQRILRRRPAAQLWAVIDEAALRRPVGGTGTMRAQLRHLIEICRHPQVTVQIMPFLAGGHAAEAGPVTILRLPGGRLPDMVYLEQRVTALYPDRPTEIECYWDVMNRLVVEAESPEETPTILHRILQET from the coding sequence ATGGGTTCGGATGAGGTCTTAACCACGCCGCTGGACGGGCTGTCGGCCGGCCCCGTGGTGCCACGGCTGGTGCTGGGCGCGCGGCTGCGCGAACTGCGGGAGGAGCGGAACATCGCCCGGCAGTCCGCCGGCGAGGCCATCCGCTCCTCCCGGTCCAAGATCAGCCGACTGGAGGCCGGCCGCCACCGCTTCAAACCGCGTGACGTGGCGGACCTGCTCACTCTCTACGGCATCACGGAGGAGGCCGAGCGCGCCACCCTGCTGGCCCTGGCCGAGGAGGCCAACTCCCCTGCCTGGTGGCAGCACTTCAACGACGTCGTGCCCACCTGGGCGCGGGCCTACCTCGGGGCCGAACAGGCGGCGAGTCTCGTCCGCTGCTTCGAGGTCCAACGCGTTCCCCACCTGTTGCAGACCCCCGACTACGCGCGCGCCTCCCTCAGGCTCGCCCACTCGGGTGCCGGCGGGGCGGAACTCGACCGGCGGGTCACGCTACGGATGACACGGCAGCGGATTCTGCGCCGGCGGCCGGCCGCACAGCTCTGGGCCGTGATCGACGAGGCGGCCCTGCGGCGCCCGGTGGGCGGCACCGGCACGATGCGCGCCCAGCTCAGGCATCTCATCGAGATCTGCCGGCACCCGCAGGTCACCGTCCAGATCATGCCGTTCCTCGCCGGCGGCCACGCCGCGGAGGCCGGTCCGGTCACCATCCTGCGGCTGCCCGGCGGCCGGCTGCCCGACATGGTCTACCTCGAACAGCGCGTCACCGCGCTCTATCCCGACCGGCCGACCGAGATCGAGTGCTACTGGGACGTCATGAACCGCCTGGTGGTGGAGGCGGAATCGCCGGAGGAGACTCCGACGATCCTGCACCGCATCCTTCAGGAGACCTGA
- a CDS encoding sugar ABC transporter substrate-binding protein, whose product MRFPTRSVLPGVVAAVLLASGTAACTYKNSGAESGGQAAPAARTGGGAELVDASGTKVALVPGGAHPYFQPWKTAGAAAKKTYGLGAVAFDETAEWDQQKQNNLLSTLAARGYNAFGVFGVSPTDINSTFADLRSQGFPVASLGSCPAGDKDEADFCLSTDVQLAAYKAAKAAIAAMGGKGTLVHLTGNNVDANTQLRIKGVAQAVKESGGKVKLLQTITDIDTDLQTAQKAVSDLMAAKGSQIAGIVATAYNPAVAAADVVKSSGSKAKVIAIDDDAKILSGIKQGTVTATVVQNPVGQAEIGTWALALLQTKQCTVRSPGVEVDSGSFVVTKANVAGYDKARQAKTAQLKQEFADKVLSCG is encoded by the coding sequence ATGCGCTTCCCAACCAGATCTGTCCTGCCCGGAGTTGTCGCGGCCGTGTTGCTGGCCTCGGGAACAGCGGCCTGCACCTACAAGAACTCCGGTGCCGAGTCCGGCGGTCAGGCCGCGCCGGCCGCTCGCACCGGCGGCGGCGCCGAGCTGGTGGACGCCTCCGGGACCAAGGTCGCCCTCGTACCGGGCGGCGCCCACCCGTACTTCCAGCCCTGGAAGACCGCGGGTGCCGCCGCGAAGAAGACGTACGGTCTCGGCGCCGTGGCCTTCGACGAGACGGCGGAGTGGGACCAGCAGAAGCAGAACAACCTGCTGTCCACGCTCGCGGCACGCGGCTACAACGCGTTCGGGGTGTTCGGCGTCTCCCCCACCGACATCAACTCGACCTTCGCGGACCTGCGTTCGCAGGGCTTCCCGGTGGCGTCCCTGGGTTCGTGCCCCGCGGGCGACAAGGACGAGGCCGACTTCTGTCTCTCCACCGACGTCCAACTCGCCGCCTACAAAGCCGCGAAGGCGGCGATCGCGGCCATGGGCGGCAAGGGCACCCTGGTCCACCTCACCGGCAACAACGTCGACGCCAATACCCAGTTGAGGATCAAGGGCGTCGCCCAGGCCGTGAAGGAGTCGGGCGGCAAGGTCAAGCTCCTCCAGACCATCACCGACATCGACACGGATCTGCAGACCGCGCAGAAGGCGGTCTCCGACCTGATGGCGGCAAAGGGCAGTCAGATCGCGGGCATTGTCGCCACCGCCTACAACCCGGCCGTCGCCGCGGCCGACGTCGTCAAGTCGTCCGGGTCGAAGGCGAAGGTCATCGCCATCGACGACGACGCCAAGATCCTGAGCGGCATCAAGCAGGGCACGGTCACGGCCACCGTCGTGCAGAACCCGGTCGGCCAGGCCGAGATCGGGACGTGGGCGCTGGCGCTGCTCCAGACGAAGCAGTGCACGGTGCGCTCGCCCGGGGTCGAGGTGGACTCCGGTTCGTTCGTCGTCACCAAGGCGAACGTCGCCGGCTACGACAAGGCGCGGCAGGCGAAGACCGCGCAGTTGAAGCAGGAGTTCGCCGACAAGGTCCTCTCCTGCGGCTGA
- a CDS encoding mandelate racemase/muconate lactonizing enzyme family protein produces MSSIITTATARLVDIAVEQDRTDAVQSFVKQETVLVGLETADGLAGTGYSYTIGTGGSSVLALLRDHLLPALVGQDARNVEALWQRLFALTRATTTGAITSLALAAVDTALWDVRCKRAGEPLWRLAGGHRQEVPVYDTEGGWLHLDTEELVKGALRAQELGWAGVKIKVGRPHPSEDAERLRAVREAVGPSLHIMTDANQSQTASSVLRLAAALEPYDPYWLEEPLPADDISGHARLAAATHIPVAVGESMYSLMQFRSYLEAGAASVVQVDAARIGGITPWLKVAHLAESHNVMVCPHFLMELHVSLAAAVPNGQYVEYIPQLRAVTRTELTIRDGLAVAPDTPGIGIDWDPDALDDRRVA; encoded by the coding sequence ATGAGCAGCATCATCACGACCGCGACCGCCCGGCTGGTCGACATAGCCGTGGAGCAGGACCGTACCGACGCGGTGCAGTCCTTCGTGAAACAGGAGACGGTCCTGGTCGGCCTGGAGACGGCCGACGGCCTCGCGGGCACCGGCTACTCCTACACGATCGGCACCGGCGGCAGCTCCGTACTCGCCCTGCTGCGCGACCACTTGCTGCCCGCGCTCGTCGGCCAGGACGCCCGCAACGTCGAGGCGCTGTGGCAGCGGCTGTTCGCACTGACCCGGGCGACCACCACCGGCGCCATCACCTCGCTCGCCCTCGCCGCCGTCGACACCGCCCTGTGGGACGTGCGATGCAAGCGCGCGGGCGAACCGCTGTGGCGGCTGGCCGGCGGACACCGCCAGGAGGTGCCGGTCTACGACACCGAGGGCGGCTGGCTCCATCTCGACACCGAGGAACTGGTCAAAGGCGCCCTGCGCGCACAGGAGTTGGGCTGGGCGGGCGTCAAGATCAAGGTGGGCCGGCCACACCCGTCCGAGGACGCGGAGCGGCTGCGCGCGGTCCGCGAGGCAGTCGGCCCTTCCCTCCACATCATGACCGACGCCAACCAGTCCCAGACGGCGTCCTCCGTCCTGCGGCTCGCCGCGGCGCTGGAGCCCTACGACCCGTACTGGCTGGAGGAGCCGCTGCCCGCGGACGACATCAGCGGGCACGCCCGGCTCGCGGCGGCGACCCACATCCCCGTCGCCGTAGGGGAGTCCATGTACTCGCTCATGCAGTTCCGCTCCTATCTGGAGGCCGGCGCCGCCTCCGTCGTCCAGGTCGACGCGGCCCGGATCGGTGGCATCACCCCCTGGTTGAAGGTCGCGCACCTCGCGGAGAGCCACAACGTGATGGTGTGCCCGCACTTCCTGATGGAACTGCACGTCAGCCTCGCCGCGGCCGTGCCCAACGGCCAATACGTCGAGTACATACCGCAGTTGAGGGCGGTGACCCGCACCGAACTGACCATCCGCGACGGCCTGGCGGTGGCCCCCGACACACCGGGCATCGGCATCGACTGGGACCCTGACGCGCTGGACGACCGGAGGGTGGCATGA
- a CDS encoding ABC transporter permease yields MTTSISPPDTVPEEKTAAHRMPFWVNQRLGLLVLVIALSVLFGVLRPAFLDQQLVLFPLLRDVATLTVVALAQMVALSVGHMNLAVGRMAAFGALFAGLGYDRLGVPMQVGLLMCLAAGAAIGAVTGWLIARTGVSSFVVTLAMDFALLGLVSLLYSALTDDAAFTTHPSGIDQLRSYSLADICAGPICGSPAVPQIAQFTVLAMLALGFLYGCTRIGRELLLTGANPAAAELSGIPTGRRVLLAHTLSGLLAALAGFMAAAGTGTFRASIGDDFMLPSFLGAVLGGTLLTGGVVSVLGTLLGTALVGVIRKGLDLLGVGLESLNIYLGCVLLLALSADRIRTVVSYRKVVRST; encoded by the coding sequence ATGACGACCTCGATCAGCCCACCGGACACTGTCCCGGAGGAGAAGACGGCCGCTCACCGCATGCCGTTCTGGGTCAACCAGCGGCTCGGCCTGCTGGTCCTCGTCATCGCGCTCAGCGTCCTGTTCGGCGTGCTCCGACCGGCGTTCCTGGACCAGCAGTTGGTGCTCTTCCCGCTCCTGCGGGACGTCGCCACCCTGACCGTCGTCGCGCTCGCGCAGATGGTCGCCCTGTCCGTCGGCCACATGAACCTCGCGGTCGGCCGGATGGCCGCCTTCGGCGCCCTGTTCGCGGGTCTCGGCTACGACCGCCTCGGCGTCCCGATGCAGGTCGGGCTGCTCATGTGCCTGGCCGCCGGCGCGGCGATCGGCGCGGTCACCGGCTGGCTGATCGCCCGTACCGGAGTGAGTTCCTTCGTCGTCACCCTCGCGATGGACTTCGCCCTCCTCGGCCTCGTCTCCCTCCTCTACTCGGCCCTCACCGACGACGCCGCCTTCACCACCCACCCGTCCGGAATCGACCAACTGCGCTCCTACTCCCTCGCCGACATCTGCGCGGGCCCGATCTGCGGCTCCCCCGCCGTACCGCAGATAGCCCAGTTCACCGTCCTCGCGATGCTGGCCCTCGGTTTCCTCTACGGCTGTACGCGCATCGGCCGCGAGCTGCTGCTCACCGGCGCCAATCCGGCCGCCGCGGAGCTGTCCGGCATTCCCACCGGGCGCCGGGTCCTGCTCGCGCACACGCTCTCGGGGCTTCTCGCAGCGCTCGCCGGGTTCATGGCGGCGGCCGGCACCGGTACGTTCCGCGCCTCCATCGGCGACGACTTCATGCTGCCGTCCTTCCTCGGCGCGGTGCTCGGCGGCACCCTCCTGACCGGCGGGGTGGTGTCCGTCCTGGGCACGCTGCTCGGCACCGCCCTGGTCGGTGTGATCCGCAAGGGCCTCGACCTGCTCGGCGTCGGTCTGGAGAGCCTGAACATCTATCTCGGGTGTGTCCTCCTGCTGGCCCTGTCGGCCGACCGGATCCGCACGGTGGTGTCCTATCGCAAGGTGGTGCGCTCGACATGA
- a CDS encoding ABC transporter permease: MNRLNTALGQGSWATATLRRFSRSTAAMLLCVVVAGYLALGVASSGSFFEGPSVRVFLQYLATPILIGLAQMVALCVGQLNLAVGALGGFTACLMGVLMADHGMPAGLAVIVGLLTATAIGLATGVAIVATQINGFIVTLATMTILLGAQYRLTGTRTVDGYSRTLRDFGSAAPLNIPLVFVTALVAAALLAAFMYRTVAGRRLLAAGGNPLAARLSGISTDRQIVAAHTLSGLLIGVAAVTATASLPGVNRSVGGDWLLPSFAAPIIGGAALTGGSIAVFGTVLAAFVTRLIDAARAQFSLDPSWVNLLIGLVVLGTVAGGRLHQTRLEKSGTPDGAVLPQTGGAQ, encoded by the coding sequence ATGAACCGCTTGAACACGGCTCTCGGCCAGGGGAGTTGGGCCACCGCGACGCTGCGCCGCTTCTCCCGTTCCACGGCGGCGATGCTCCTGTGCGTGGTCGTGGCGGGATACCTGGCGCTGGGTGTGGCCTCGTCGGGCTCGTTCTTCGAGGGTCCCTCGGTGCGGGTCTTCCTCCAGTATCTGGCCACTCCCATTCTCATCGGGCTGGCCCAGATGGTGGCGCTGTGCGTGGGTCAACTCAACCTCGCCGTCGGCGCGTTGGGCGGCTTCACCGCCTGCCTCATGGGCGTTCTCATGGCCGATCACGGCATGCCCGCCGGACTGGCCGTGATCGTGGGCCTGTTGACGGCGACGGCCATCGGCCTGGCGACCGGTGTCGCCATCGTCGCCACGCAGATCAACGGGTTCATCGTCACCCTCGCCACGATGACGATCCTGCTGGGCGCGCAGTACCGGCTCACCGGCACCCGTACCGTCGACGGCTACTCGCGCACCCTGCGCGACTTCGGCTCGGCGGCGCCGCTGAACATCCCGCTGGTCTTCGTCACCGCGCTCGTCGCGGCGGCGCTGCTGGCCGCCTTCATGTACCGCACGGTCGCGGGCCGGCGGCTCCTCGCGGCGGGCGGCAACCCGCTCGCCGCCCGGCTGTCCGGTATCTCCACCGACCGGCAGATCGTGGCCGCGCACACGCTGTCCGGGCTCCTGATCGGGGTGGCCGCGGTGACCGCCACGGCCTCGCTGCCCGGCGTCAACCGCAGTGTCGGCGGCGACTGGCTGCTGCCGAGCTTCGCCGCGCCGATCATCGGGGGCGCGGCACTCACCGGCGGCTCAATCGCCGTGTTCGGAACGGTACTTGCGGCCTTCGTGACGCGGCTGATCGACGCCGCGCGGGCACAGTTCTCGCTGGACCCGAGCTGGGTGAACCTCCTCATCGGCCTGGTCGTGCTGGGTACGGTCGCCGGTGGCCGGCTGCACCAGACCCGCCTGGAGAAGTCCGGGACCCCCGACGGCGCCGTCCTGCCCCAGACCGGAGGTGCCCAGTGA
- a CDS encoding sugar ABC transporter ATP-binding protein, which yields MSGTVLLACEDLVKVFSGVRALDGVGLRLTAGSVHALLGENGAGKSTLIKVLTGVHSPDGGSLTWNGQQVHLRSPLEATRTGIGVVHQERNLIPGFSVAENITLQNPPSHRGLVDREAMTAPALACLAELGVDLDPQRPVRELSVAQQQLVEIAKALYTESRVLLLDEPTASLSPQETERLFEVIRRLAARGACVVFVSHKLEEVFAVCDTVTVLRDGKSVLESSPLSEHTHDDIVGLMVGRAHAATEMRPRTVDRSATPTLVLDKVSTAGGHRDISLEVRPGEIVGLYGLVGAGRSELVKAVLGLDRVTGGEIRVHGSPVRITSPRQALHEFGIGYVTENRKEEGVFLEQPIVRNITVTVWKRLAKALGFVSAREERDVAQDLVDRLGIRVSGLGQNAGELSGGNQQKVSLAKWLAADTRLLVIDEPTVGVDVRTKRAFHELIWDLARDGLPILLITSDLAEMVTLADRVVVMTDHRIRGELDNDRDYDRMSGRVIRLIHDRDVVRP from the coding sequence GTGAGCGGCACGGTTCTTCTCGCATGCGAGGACCTGGTCAAGGTCTTCTCCGGTGTCCGCGCGCTGGACGGCGTAGGGCTGCGGCTGACCGCCGGCAGCGTGCACGCGCTCCTCGGTGAGAACGGCGCCGGCAAGTCGACCCTCATCAAGGTGCTCACCGGCGTCCACTCCCCCGACGGCGGCAGCCTCACCTGGAACGGCCAACAGGTCCATCTGCGCTCGCCGTTGGAGGCGACCCGCACCGGCATCGGTGTCGTCCACCAGGAACGCAACCTGATCCCGGGCTTCTCGGTGGCGGAAAACATCACCCTGCAGAACCCTCCTTCGCACCGTGGCCTGGTCGACCGCGAGGCGATGACCGCACCGGCCCTGGCCTGCCTCGCGGAACTCGGCGTCGACCTCGATCCACAGCGGCCGGTGCGTGAACTGTCCGTCGCCCAGCAGCAGTTGGTGGAGATCGCCAAGGCCCTCTACACCGAGAGCCGAGTCCTGCTGCTGGACGAGCCCACCGCCTCCCTCTCCCCCCAGGAGACGGAACGCCTCTTCGAGGTGATCCGTCGGCTGGCCGCCCGCGGCGCCTGTGTCGTCTTCGTCAGCCACAAGCTGGAGGAGGTCTTCGCGGTCTGCGACACGGTGACGGTACTGCGTGACGGCAAGTCGGTCCTGGAGTCCTCCCCTCTCTCCGAGCACACCCACGACGACATCGTCGGTCTCATGGTGGGCCGCGCCCACGCGGCGACGGAGATGCGCCCCCGCACGGTCGACCGCTCCGCCACGCCAACTCTCGTACTGGACAAGGTCTCCACGGCCGGCGGCCACCGTGACATCAGCCTGGAGGTACGGCCCGGGGAGATCGTCGGCCTATACGGGCTGGTCGGCGCCGGGCGCAGCGAGCTGGTGAAAGCCGTGCTCGGCCTGGACCGCGTCACCGGCGGTGAGATCCGGGTGCACGGCAGTCCGGTCCGCATCACGTCACCCCGCCAGGCCCTGCACGAGTTCGGCATCGGGTACGTCACCGAGAACCGCAAGGAGGAGGGCGTCTTCCTGGAGCAGCCCATCGTCCGCAACATCACGGTGACGGTGTGGAAGAGACTCGCCAAGGCACTCGGGTTCGTCTCGGCACGCGAGGAGCGGGACGTCGCGCAGGATCTCGTCGACCGGCTCGGCATCCGCGTCTCGGGGCTCGGGCAGAACGCCGGTGAACTCTCGGGCGGGAACCAGCAGAAGGTGAGCCTCGCCAAGTGGCTTGCCGCGGACACCCGGTTGCTCGTCATCGACGAACCGACGGTGGGGGTCGACGTCCGCACCAAGCGCGCCTTCCACGAACTGATCTGGGACCTGGCCCGCGACGGCCTGCCCATCCTCCTCATCACCAGCGACCTCGCGGAGATGGTCACCCTCGCGGACCGCGTCGTCGTCATGACGGACCACCGCATCCGCGGCGAGCTCGACAACGACCGCGACTACGACCGCATGAGCGGCCGGGTCATCCGCCTGATCCACGACCGCGACGTGGTGCGCCCATGA